A genomic window from Thunnus maccoyii chromosome 2, fThuMac1.1, whole genome shotgun sequence includes:
- the pycr1b gene encoding pyrroline-5-carboxylate reductase 1b — MSVGFIGAGQLAHALVKGFTAAGVIATQRITASSPDTDLPTVSGLRKMGVNLTTSNKETVSKSDVLFLAVKPHIIPFVLDEIGPDIEDRHLIVSCAAGVTISSIEKKLLQYRTTPKVMRCMTNTPVVVKEGATVYATGTHAEVEDGKLLEQLMASVGFCTEVEEDLIDAVTGLSGSGPAYAFTALDALADGGVKMGLPRRLAVRLGAQALLGAARMLLDSEQHPGQLKDNVCSPGGATIHALHVLESGGFRSLLINAVEASCIRTRELQYLADQERISPAAIKKTTLDQVLQQPGVTVSGVANGNGKSGLSLFNNRSPGVKKKN; from the exons ATGAGTGTTGGATTCATTGGAGCGGGCCAGCTGGCTCACGCGCTGGTGAAGGGTTTCACGGCTGCAG gTGTGATTGCTACACAGAGGATTACGGCCAGCTCCCCAGACACAGACCTGCCCACTGTGTCGGGTCTGAGG AAAATGGGGGTGAACCTGACAACAAGCAACAAAGAGACAGTCAGTAAGAGTGATGTGCTCTTTCTGGCCGTGAAGCCCCACATCATCCCCTTCGTTCTGGATGAGATCGGGCCAGACATCGAGGACCGCCATCTCATAGTCTCCTGTGCTGCAGGTGTCACCATCAGCTCCATAGAGAAG AAGCTGCTTCAGTACCGTACAACTCCTAAAGTGATGAGGTGTATGACTAATACTCCAGTGGTGGTGAAAGAGGGAGCTACAGTGTATGCTACTGGGACTCATGCAGAG GTAGAGGACGGCAAGTTACTGGAGCAGCTGATGGCCAGTGTAGGTTTCTGCACTGAGGTGGAGGAGGACCTCATTGACGCTGTCACTGGGCTCAGTGGCAGTGGGCCCGCTTAT GCGTTCACAGCGCTGGATGCTCTAGCAGACGGAGGAGTGAAGATGGGTCTGCCCAGGAGACTGGCTGTCAGACTTGGAGCTCAGGCCTTATTG GGAGCAGCTAGGATGCTGCTGGACTCGGAGCAGCACCCCGGCCAGCTGAAGGACAACGTATGCTCACCAGGTGGCGCCACCATCCATGCCCTGCACGTCCTGGAGAGCGGTGGCTTCCGCAGCCTCCTGATCAACGCAGTGGAGGCTTCATGCATCAGGACACG GGAGCTGCAGTATCTGGCTGACCAGGAGCGCATCTCTCCAGCAGCCATCAAGAAAACTACGCTGGACCAGGTGCTCCAGCAGCCCGGAGTCACAGTCAGCGGAGTGGCTAACGGGAACGGCAAATCAGGGCTCAGCCTGTTCAACAATCGTAGCCCTGGCGTCAAGAAGAAGAACTGA
- the LOC121886845 gene encoding myeloid-associated differentiation marker-like protein 2 codes for MDSHGGPYLNMRALCSPLGAARLCQLAMGCSVIAMVIHSAGYSGSQGVFCIAAWCFCFGMSVLVFFLDATRLYSCLPISWDNLTVTCAAFATLMYVTASVVYPLFFVRSECPYAGCDVRNFRIAVTVCSILGTLAYGAEVALCRARPGQTMVGYMATVSGLLKVVQGFVACIIFGALANRSEYTRYGATIYCVVVYAFCFAVTTLVVIMTVCGRTKAVRCMSFDRFVVVCTLLEVLLYLSASVVWPVFCFDTKYGSPGRPSSCPQGRCPWDSKVVVAVFSFVNFGLYVADLVYSQRIRFVSSHGPTNSRV; via the exons ATGGATTCACATGGTGGTCCGTACCTCAACATGAGGGCACTCTGCTCACCTCTGGGTGCTGCCCGCCTCTGTCAGTTGGCCATGGGCTGTTCTGTGATTGCCATGGTAATCCACAGTGCCGGCTACAGCGGTTCACAGGGTGTGTTTTGTATAGCGGCGTGGTGCTTCTGCTTCGGCATGTCAGTTCTGGTGTTCTTCTTGGATGCCACTCGCCTCTACAGCTGCCTGCCCATATCCTGGGACAACCTCACGGTCACATGTGCGGCCTTCGCAACACTCAT gTATGTGACGGCCTCCGTGGTCTACCCACTCTTCTTTGTCCGATCTGAGTGCCCCTACGCCGGCTGTGATGTCCGAAACTTCCGCATTGCTGTCACTGTCTGCTCCATCCTGGGTACTCTGGCCTACGGGGCTGAAGTGGCCTTGTGCCGAGCCAGGCCAGGCCAGACTATGGTGGGCTACATGGCCACTGTCTCCGGCCTCCTCAAAGTTGTTCAGGGCTTTGTGGCCTGTATCATCTTTGGAGCTCTGGCCAATAGGAGCGAATATACACGTTATGGTGCCACAATCTACTGTGTTGTCGTCTATGCTTTCTGCTTTGCTGTGACTACTCTCGTGGTCATAATGACTGTGTGTGGGCGGACCAAGGCCGTACGCTGCATGTCTTTTGATCGTTTCGTGGTGGTGTGCACCCTGCTGGAGGTTCTGCTCTACTTGAGTGCATCAGTGGTGTGGCCCGTGTTCTGCTTTGATACTAAATATGGCTCCCCTGGGCGACCGTCATCATGCCCTCAAGGGAGGTGTCCATGGGACAGCAAAGTCGTGGTGGCCGTGTTCTCCTTCGTCAACTTTGGACTGTATGTGGCGGACCTGGTATACTCCCAGAGGATACGATTTGTCTCCTCACATGGGCCCACTAACTCACGGGTGTAG